From the Gammaproteobacteria bacterium genome, one window contains:
- the rpsD gene encoding 30S ribosomal protein S4, translating to MARYIGPKCRQCRREGEKLFLKGEKCFGGKCAMENRAFPPGQHGQRRTRTSDYATQLREKQKMRRTYGILEKQFRLYYQQADGSKGATGENLLQALESRLDTVVYRMGFAASRSEARQLVRHKAIVVNGTTVTIPSYQVNPADEVAVRESSRNQLRIQSALDMASQRGFADWIDVDAKKFTGVFKARPERSELSSDINEHLIVELYSK from the coding sequence ATGGCTAGATACATAGGTCCAAAGTGTCGTCAGTGTCGTCGTGAAGGCGAGAAGCTTTTCCTCAAGGGTGAGAAGTGTTTCGGTGGCAAATGTGCAATGGAAAATCGTGCGTTCCCACCTGGGCAGCACGGCCAGCGTCGTACCCGTACTTCAGATTATGCAACGCAGCTGCGTGAAAAACAGAAAATGCGTCGTACTTACGGCATTTTAGAGAAACAGTTCCGTCTGTATTATCAGCAAGCTGATGGCAGCAAGGGTGCAACGGGCGAAAACCTGCTGCAGGCACTTGAGTCCCGTCTGGATACTGTGGTGTATCGAATGGGTTTTGCAGCTTCGCGTAGTGAAGCCCGTCAATTGGTGCGTCATAAGGCCATTGTCGTTAATGGTACTACGGTGACTATTCCTTCTTACCAGGTAAATCCTGCGGATGAGGTTGCGGTGCGTGAAAGTAGTCGCAATCAGTTGCGTATCCAATCTGCCCTGGATATGGCAAGCCAGCGCGGTTTTGCTGACTGGATTGATGTCGATGCCAAGAAATTTACCGGTGTGTTTAAGGCGCGTCCGGAACGTTCTGAATTGTCGTCTGACATCAATGAGCATTTGATCGTCGAGCTGTACTCTAAGTAA
- a CDS encoding YeeE/YedE family protein, with translation MIFEGFVEAESFFLWAIFAIAIVLGAVANKTNFCTMGAVSDWVNMGDLGRIRAWLLAIAVAMLGVVVLESFGLVNANAAFPPYRAAQLIWAENILGGILFGIGMTLASGCGNKTLVRIGGGNLKSIVVLAVIAVIAYFMTNPFPDSDQTLFGMLFYDWIRPLAITAPAGQDLGALLNPTNALMTRLVIGCVLVVAFLVFIFKSADFRSSRDNILGGLIVGLCVLGGWYVSSNVAVEVDEQAYSLTTYYNEWPMLADSDEGKPAQGRPLSPQSYTFINPMGQTFGYITKGLDRSLLTFGIVALLGVIAGSFLWALVSKSFRFEWFVSIKDFSTHIIGAVLMGFGGVLALGCTIGQGITGVSTLAVGSFLALIAIVFGSAITMKVQYYKLVYEAEASFLKALVAGLADMKLLPNSWRKLDAV, from the coding sequence ATGATTTTCGAGGGTTTTGTTGAGGCAGAATCATTTTTTCTGTGGGCCATATTCGCCATTGCGATCGTATTGGGCGCGGTAGCGAATAAAACCAATTTTTGCACCATGGGTGCCGTATCCGACTGGGTCAATATGGGCGATCTCGGCCGGATCCGTGCATGGCTGCTGGCTATCGCGGTCGCCATGCTGGGCGTCGTGGTCCTCGAGAGTTTCGGCCTGGTCAATGCGAATGCCGCATTTCCCCCTTATCGCGCCGCTCAACTGATCTGGGCGGAAAACATTCTGGGCGGCATTCTATTCGGTATCGGAATGACGCTCGCCAGTGGCTGCGGCAACAAAACGCTGGTGCGTATCGGTGGTGGTAACCTGAAATCGATTGTTGTGCTGGCCGTCATTGCCGTCATCGCCTATTTTATGACCAATCCCTTCCCCGACTCTGATCAGACCCTGTTTGGCATGCTGTTTTATGACTGGATCAGACCGCTGGCGATTACTGCCCCGGCTGGCCAGGATCTTGGTGCCCTCCTGAATCCTACTAACGCCCTGATGACCCGCTTGGTCATTGGTTGCGTGCTGGTGGTCGCTTTCCTGGTCTTCATCTTTAAATCCGCCGATTTTCGTTCCAGTCGGGACAATATCCTGGGCGGACTGATTGTTGGTTTATGTGTATTGGGTGGCTGGTACGTCAGTAGTAACGTCGCTGTTGAGGTAGATGAGCAAGCCTATTCGCTCACTACTTACTACAATGAATGGCCCATGCTCGCTGATTCTGACGAGGGCAAACCGGCTCAGGGGCGCCCTCTCAGCCCGCAATCTTATACCTTCATCAACCCTATGGGGCAGACCTTTGGTTATATAACCAAAGGCCTGGATCGCTCGTTACTGACCTTTGGTATCGTCGCCTTGCTGGGTGTGATCGCAGGCTCGTTTTTGTGGGCACTGGTCAGTAAAAGCTTCCGATTTGAATGGTTTGTCTCGATAAAGGATTTTTCGACCCACATAATAGGTGCAGTGTTGATGGGCTTTGGGGGCGTGCTCGCTCTCGGCTGCACGATCGGCCAGGGCATTACCGGTGTGTCGACGCTGGCGGTGGGTTCATTCCTGGCATTAATCGCCATTGTGTTTGGTAGTGCTATTACCATGAAGGTCCAGTACTACAAGCTGGTGTATGAAGCAGAGGCCAGCTTTCTTAAGGCCCTGGTCGCCGGTCTGGCGGACATGAAGTTGTTACCCAACAGCTGGCGCAAGCTCGACGCGGTATAA
- the rplQ gene encoding 50S ribosomal protein L17 codes for MRHRQSGRQLNRNSSHRKAMFRNMASSLFEHEVIKTTLPKAKELRRVIEPLITRAKDDSVANRRIVFDRIRNRDMVTKLFNDLGPRYQERPGGYMRILKCGFRAGDNAPMAIVELVDRPVTEVDVENTAETLTEE; via the coding sequence ATGCGTCATCGTCAATCTGGCCGACAATTAAATCGCAACAGCAGCCACCGTAAGGCTATGTTTCGTAATATGGCTTCATCGCTGTTTGAGCATGAAGTGATTAAAACAACGCTGCCCAAGGCCAAAGAGCTGCGTCGTGTCATCGAGCCATTGATTACTCGTGCCAAAGATGACTCGGTAGCCAATCGTCGTATCGTGTTTGATCGTATTCGTAACCGCGATATGGTGACCAAGCTGTTCAATGATCTGGGGCCGCGTTATCAGGAACGCCCCGGTGGCTACATGCGCATTTTGAAGTGTGGTTTCCGTGCTGGCGATAATGCACCCATGGCCATCGTCGAGCTGGTCGATCGTCCTGTCACAGAGGTGGATGTTGAAAATACAGCCGAGACTCTGACGGAAGAATAG
- the rpoA gene encoding DNA-directed RNA polymerase subunit alpha, whose product MQDLASEFLKPSIVNVQVFNARHAKVTLEPLERGFGHTLGNALRRILLSSISGCAVVEAEIEGVLHEYSTIEGVQEDVIDILLNLKGLAFRMHARDQATLTLDKKGPGPVTGADITLDHDVELVNPDHVIANLTKSGSLKMTLKIATGRGYEPSTARSNDDQDRAIGSLRLDASFSPVERVAYTVEKARVEQRTDLDRLIIELETDGTLDPEAVVRIAATILQDQLSTFVDLQSREEATSATDEPEVDPILLRPVDDLELTVRSANCLKAEQIYYIGDLIQCTEVELLKTPNLGRKSLTEIKSILATKGLSLGMRLENWPPASLKEQRESA is encoded by the coding sequence ATGCAGGATTTAGCGTCTGAATTTTTGAAGCCAAGTATCGTTAATGTACAAGTGTTTAATGCTCGTCATGCCAAGGTCACCTTAGAACCCTTGGAAAGAGGCTTTGGTCATACCTTAGGTAATGCTTTACGACGCATCTTACTGTCTTCTATCTCTGGCTGCGCAGTTGTCGAAGCAGAAATTGAAGGCGTGTTACACGAATACAGCACCATCGAAGGTGTTCAGGAAGACGTCATCGACATCTTGTTGAACCTAAAGGGCCTGGCTTTCCGCATGCATGCTCGTGACCAGGCTACCCTTACGTTAGACAAGAAGGGTCCGGGTCCCGTGACCGGCGCTGACATTACTCTGGATCACGATGTTGAGCTGGTAAACCCTGATCATGTCATCGCCAATCTGACGAAAAGCGGTTCGCTGAAAATGACCCTGAAAATAGCGACCGGTCGTGGCTATGAGCCATCAACAGCACGCAGTAACGACGACCAGGACCGCGCGATTGGCAGTCTGCGATTAGACGCGTCTTTCAGTCCTGTAGAGCGTGTCGCCTACACAGTCGAAAAGGCGCGTGTGGAACAGCGTACTGATCTGGATCGTTTGATTATCGAACTGGAAACCGACGGCACCCTGGATCCCGAAGCTGTGGTACGCATTGCCGCCACTATTTTGCAGGATCAGTTGTCGACGTTTGTTGATTTGCAGAGTCGTGAAGAAGCGACTTCCGCTACGGATGAGCCAGAAGTGGATCCCATCCTGCTGCGCCCGGTTGATGATCTTGAATTGACGGTACGTTCCGCTAATTGCCTGAAGGCGGAACAGATTTATTACATCGGCGATCTGATTCAGTGCACGGAAGTTGAATTGCTGAAGACGCCAAATCTGGGCAGAAAGTCGCTCACAGAAATCAAGAGCATTCTGGCGACCAAGGGTCTGTCCCTGGGTATGCGGCTGGAAAATTGGCCGCCTGCCAGCCTGAAAGAACAGCGCGAAAGTGCCTAA
- the rpsK gene encoding 30S ribosomal protein S11, with product MASPRTRKKVKKNVVDGIAHVHATFNNTIVTITDRQGNALAWATAGGSGFRGSRKSTPFAAQVAAERVAVVVKEMGMKNLDVCVKGPGPGRESAIRALNSNGFNITSITDVTPIPHNGCRPPKRRRV from the coding sequence ATGGCAAGTCCTCGCACTCGCAAGAAAGTTAAAAAGAACGTAGTTGACGGTATCGCGCATGTACATGCGACCTTTAACAATACGATTGTCACTATTACCGACCGTCAGGGTAATGCGCTTGCATGGGCAACCGCCGGCGGTTCCGGCTTCCGCGGGTCTCGTAAGAGCACCCCGTTTGCCGCACAGGTTGCTGCTGAGCGTGTGGCTGTGGTGGTGAAAGAAATGGGCATGAAAAATCTTGACGTCTGCGTGAAAGGCCCTGGGCCTGGTCGTGAATCGGCAATCCGCGCCCTGAATTCCAATGGTTTTAACATCACCAGTATTACTGATGTGACGCCAATTCCGCACAATGGTTGTCGTCCGCCAAAACGTCGCCGCGTTTAA
- a CDS encoding peptide chain release factor 3, with translation MSEFLQEVERRRAFAIISHPDAGKTTLTEKLLLFGRAIQLAGTVKGRKAARHATSDWMALEQQRGISVTTSIMQFPYQDHIINLLDTPGHEDFSEDTYRTLTAADSALMVIDCAKGVEQRTVKLMEVCRLRDTPIISFINKLDREGRNPLDLLDEVEDVLGIQCAPMTWPIGMGKRFKGVFDLYSDTIHLYSPTHGGKIQEGEVIAGLDNPRLDELFGSLAAELREEVGLVRGASHEFDLDAFLAGKLTPVYFGSAINNFGVRELLNALVKYAPSPPPRQTLTRVVDAKETSFTGFVFKIQANMDPKHRDRIAFLRICSGVYRKGMKVRHVRLGREVKIPTAITFMAADREHVEDAYSGDIIGLHNHGTIQIGDTFTEGEELKFTGIPHFAPELFRRARLKDPLRMKALQKGLLELCEEGASQLFRPLNNNDLIVGAVGVLQFDVVAHRLKHEYNVECLFENVNVATARWVECADEKMLNDFKRKAADNLALDGDDNLTYIAPTRVNLELTMERWPDISFHSTREH, from the coding sequence ATGTCCGAGTTCCTGCAAGAAGTAGAACGTCGTAGGGCATTTGCCATTATCTCTCACCCCGATGCGGGTAAAACCACGCTCACCGAAAAATTGCTGCTGTTTGGGCGCGCGATTCAGCTTGCCGGAACGGTTAAGGGTCGTAAGGCCGCACGCCATGCAACCTCCGACTGGATGGCCCTGGAGCAGCAGCGAGGTATCTCGGTTACCACCTCCATCATGCAGTTCCCTTACCAGGACCACATCATCAACCTGCTGGACACGCCGGGGCATGAGGACTTCTCGGAAGACACCTATCGTACCCTCACGGCCGCCGATTCTGCACTGATGGTGATTGACTGTGCCAAGGGTGTTGAGCAACGGACGGTTAAGCTGATGGAGGTCTGTCGCCTGCGCGATACGCCCATCATCAGTTTCATTAACAAACTCGACCGCGAGGGTCGTAATCCGCTGGATCTGCTGGACGAAGTGGAGGATGTGCTGGGCATCCAGTGCGCCCCCATGACCTGGCCTATTGGCATGGGCAAGCGTTTCAAGGGTGTGTTCGATCTCTACAGTGACACGATCCATCTTTATAGCCCCACGCACGGCGGCAAGATTCAGGAAGGCGAGGTGATTGCCGGGCTCGATAACCCGCGTCTCGATGAGTTGTTTGGAAGCCTGGCGGCAGAGTTGCGTGAAGAGGTGGGACTGGTGCGCGGTGCCAGCCACGAATTTGATCTTGATGCCTTTCTCGCCGGAAAACTCACCCCGGTCTATTTCGGTTCGGCCATCAACAATTTCGGTGTGCGCGAATTACTCAATGCGCTGGTCAAATATGCGCCATCCCCTCCACCCCGCCAAACCCTGACCCGAGTGGTGGATGCCAAAGAGACAAGTTTCACGGGCTTTGTATTTAAGATTCAGGCCAATATGGATCCGAAACATCGTGATCGCATCGCCTTTCTGCGCATTTGCTCCGGCGTGTATCGCAAAGGCATGAAGGTCAGGCATGTGCGCCTTGGTCGCGAGGTAAAAATTCCCACCGCGATTACCTTTATGGCCGCGGATCGTGAGCATGTGGAAGACGCCTATTCGGGTGACATTATCGGACTGCATAATCATGGCACGATTCAGATTGGTGATACCTTCACCGAGGGGGAAGAGCTTAAATTTACCGGCATTCCCCATTTTGCCCCAGAACTGTTTCGCCGAGCGCGGCTTAAAGATCCGTTGCGTATGAAGGCGCTGCAAAAAGGGTTGCTGGAATTATGCGAAGAGGGCGCGTCGCAATTATTTCGGCCGTTGAACAATAACGACCTCATCGTCGGCGCGGTGGGTGTGCTGCAGTTTGACGTGGTGGCTCATCGGCTGAAGCACGAATATAACGTTGAGTGCCTGTTTGAAAACGTGAATGTCGCCACCGCCCGCTGGGTGGAGTGTGCCGACGAAAAGATGCTGAATGACTTTAAACGCAAGGCGGCCGATAATCTGGCCCTGGACGGCGACGACAACCTTACCTACATCGCGCCCACCCGCGTGAACCTTGAACTGACCATGGAGCGCTGGCCGGATATCAGTTTCCATTCGACGCGGGAACACTGA